A part of Salmo trutta chromosome 15, fSalTru1.1, whole genome shotgun sequence genomic DNA contains:
- the LOC115149156 gene encoding uncharacterized protein LOC115149156 isoform X2, which yields MHVFPMRAFLVPLVLLICHLGEAKDIPSEDESSHLQTALHFDIKSELRDLRDMMVLQRAEFSRTMTELRDTKTQVEGLKTENSVMESRLMSSERQLEAMKTENAAVLSRVTSTESEVEKLQRENAERPKVAFSTSLGKTGHLGQFNTATTVVYKNIFTNTGGHYNQATGTVLSSSTSVNG from the exons ATGCATGTTTTCCCAATGAGAGCTTTTCTAGTTCCACTGGTGTTGCTGATCTGTCATTTGGGAGAAGCTAAGGACATTCCAAGTGAAGATGAATCCTCTCACTTACAGACAGCCCTTCACTTTGACATCAAGTCTGAGCTGAGAGATCTGAGAGACATGATGGTGCTGCAAAGAGCAGAGTTCAGCCGCACCATGACTGAACTACGAGACACTAAGACTCAGGTGGAGGGGCTGAAAACAGAGAACTCAG TCATGGAGTCCAGGCTGATGAGTTCTGAAAGACAACTTGAGGCAATGAAGACAGAGAATGCAG CCGTACTGAGCAGGGTAACATCCACTGAGAGTGAGGTTGAGAAACTGCAGAGGGAGAATGCAG AGAGACCCAAGGTGGCATTTTCAACCTCTTTGGGAAAAACTGGACACCTAGGACAATTCAACACTGCCACAACCGTAGTCTACAAGAACATCTTCACAAACACTGGTGGCCACTACAACCAAGCTACAGGTACTGTACTGTCTTCATCA acaTCAGTCAACGGTTAG
- the LOC115149156 gene encoding complement C1q-like protein 2 isoform X1, whose protein sequence is MHVFPMRAFLVPLVLLICHLGEAKDIPSEDESSHLQTALHFDIKSELRDLRDMMVLQRAEFSRTMTELRDTKTQVEGLKTENSVMESRLMSSERQLEAMKTENAAVLSRVTSTESEVEKLQRENAERPKVAFSTSLGKTGHLGQFNTATTVVYKNIFTNTGGHYNQATGIFTAPVRGVYHFSFTMGDFLQSTVMGLSLFKNEQQIMHSGEVGDHQQFRNASNAVILQLEVGDVIFMQLPANYRIYDDSNHRNTFNGILLFPV, encoded by the exons ATGCATGTTTTCCCAATGAGAGCTTTTCTAGTTCCACTGGTGTTGCTGATCTGTCATTTGGGAGAAGCTAAGGACATTCCAAGTGAAGATGAATCCTCTCACTTACAGACAGCCCTTCACTTTGACATCAAGTCTGAGCTGAGAGATCTGAGAGACATGATGGTGCTGCAAAGAGCAGAGTTCAGCCGCACCATGACTGAACTACGAGACACTAAGACTCAGGTGGAGGGGCTGAAAACAGAGAACTCAG TCATGGAGTCCAGGCTGATGAGTTCTGAAAGACAACTTGAGGCAATGAAGACAGAGAATGCAG CCGTACTGAGCAGGGTAACATCCACTGAGAGTGAGGTTGAGAAACTGCAGAGGGAGAATGCAG AGAGACCCAAGGTGGCATTTTCAACCTCTTTGGGAAAAACTGGACACCTAGGACAATTCAACACTGCCACAACCGTAGTCTACAAGAACATCTTCACAAACACTGGTGGCCACTACAACCAAGCTACAG GTATCTTCACAGCACCTGTGAGAGGGGTCTACCACTTCAGCTTCACAATGGGCGATTTTCTCCAGTCAACTGTTATGGGCCTATCCCTGTTCAAGAATGAACAACAAATAATGCATTCAGGGGAAGTAGGTGACCATCAGCAGTTTAGGAATGCATCCAATGCAGTCATACTACAGCTGGAAGTGGGAGATGTCATTTTTATGCAACTCCCTGCAAACTACAGGATTTATGATGATTCAAATCACCGTAACACTTTTAATGGCATTCTACTCTTCCCTGTTTGA